In Hydractinia symbiolongicarpus strain clone_291-10 chromosome 15, HSymV2.1, whole genome shotgun sequence, one DNA window encodes the following:
- the LOC130628666 gene encoding uncharacterized protein LOC130628666 produces the protein MIHRVEKLIPNLSHKKRHVVHIAALHQALKYGLELKKVHRAIQFEQSPWLKPYIEKNTAPRTAAKNDFEKDLYKLLNNSVFGKTMENIRNHRNIKLVTNEAAYSKLVMQPNFKGGKYFSKNLMSMEMGRMGIRMNKPIYVGAAILDRSKMVMYEFHYDYMQPKYCTKQRICYTDTDSFVYHIRPEHFYREISDDVQEHFDTSGYSKDDNRPLPIGKNKKVVGLMKDELGGKIMTHFITLRPKAYAYKALTKDGSDRKAKGVKRAVTKKCITFEDYQ, from the coding sequence ATGATCCACAGGGTTGAAAAATTGATCCCAAATCTCTCACATAAAAAAAGGCATGTGGTACATATCGCAGCCTTACATCAAGCCTTGAAATATGGCCTCGAGCTTAAAAAAGTACACCGTGCTATTCAGTTTGAGCAGTCGCCATGGCTTAAGCCATACATTGAGAAGAATACGGCTCCGAGAACTGCcgctaaaaatgattttgaaaaagatttatACAAGCTCCTCAACAATTCAGTATTTGGGAAGACCATGGAAAACATACGCAATCACCGCAACATCAAGCTAGTCACGAACGAAGCCGCCTATTCAAAACTCGTTATGCAACCAAACTTTAAAGGCGGGAAATACTTCAGCAAAAATCTCATGAGTATGGAAATGGGTAGAATGGGTATTAGGATGAACAAACCGATCTATGTTGGAGCAGCAATACTGGATCGATCGAAGATGGTAATGTACGAGttccactatgattacatgCAGCCAAAATATTGTACCAAACAGCGTATCTGTTACACTGATACAGATTCTTTTGTGTACCACATAAGACCCGAGCATTTCTACCGAGAAATTTCCGATGATGTTCAGGAACACTTCGATACCTCAGGATATTCAAAGGATGATAATCGCCCACTCCCCatcggcaaaaataaaaaagtggtcGGATTAATGAAAGATGAGCTCGGTGGCAAAATTATGACGCATTTCATAACCCTTAGGCCTAAGGCATATGCATACAAAGCCTTAACTAAAGACGGCAGCGATAGAAAGGCCAAGGGCGTGAAGAGGGCCGTGACCAAAAAATGTATCACCTTCGAAGATTATCAATGA